One window from the genome of Streptomyces sp. NBC_00708 encodes:
- a CDS encoding sigma-70 family RNA polymerase sigma factor, which produces MYPHVGVDASGLATLRASVAERMRGFVPTAYAVPAFATPAPAGPCYALAERAAAVGRRGNRGAATTAPVRRPAADSDSARMMELVERAQAGEADAFGRLYDQYSDTVYRYIYYRVGSKATAEDLTSETFLRALRRISTFTWQGRDFGAWLVTIARNLVADHFKSSRFRLEVTTGEMLDANEVARSPEDSVLESLSNAALLQAVRRLNPQQQECVTLRFLQGLSVAETARVMGKNEGAIKTLQYRAVRTLARLLPDDAR; this is translated from the coding sequence GTGTACCCACACGTCGGGGTTGACGCCTCGGGCCTGGCTACGCTGCGCGCGTCAGTAGCCGAACGCATGCGCGGCTTCGTCCCCACCGCGTACGCCGTACCCGCATTCGCCACCCCTGCACCTGCCGGCCCGTGCTACGCCCTGGCCGAACGCGCCGCGGCGGTCGGAAGACGCGGCAACCGCGGCGCGGCGACCACCGCGCCCGTGCGGCGGCCCGCCGCCGACAGCGACAGCGCGCGCATGATGGAGCTCGTCGAGCGCGCGCAGGCCGGTGAGGCCGACGCCTTCGGACGCCTCTACGACCAGTACAGCGACACCGTCTACCGCTACATCTACTACCGCGTGGGCAGCAAGGCGACGGCGGAGGACCTCACCAGCGAGACCTTCCTGCGCGCCCTGCGCCGCATCTCGACGTTCACCTGGCAGGGCCGCGACTTCGGCGCCTGGCTGGTCACGATCGCGCGCAACCTGGTCGCCGACCATTTCAAATCCAGTCGTTTCCGGCTGGAAGTGACCACCGGCGAAATGCTCGACGCCAACGAGGTCGCCCGCAGCCCCGAGGACTCGGTCCTGGAGTCCCTCTCCAACGCCGCGCTCCTCCAGGCCGTGCGCCGGCTCAACCCCCAGCAGCAGGAGTGCGTGACCCTGCGCTTCCTGCAGGGGCTCTCGGTCGCCGAGACCGCCCGGGTGATGGGCAAGAACGAGGGTGCGATCAAGACCCTCCAGTACCGTGCCGTCCGTACCCTCGCCCGGCTCCTCCCGGACGATGCCCGCTGA
- a CDS encoding DUF5667 domain-containing protein: MIANVSAHRRANAFAQALEEQSLRGAAAVQPEDPAEQADRGPLLALANGLGELPKPVLDPEVKVVQRAQLVAAMEAMFAEGGASADPTVPVQRSRGSHRASPLRKLRPRSRWTKGLAAGGLTVGVAAGAFGGVAAASSDALPGDSLYGLKRGMEDIHLGLTSNDTDRGEIYLDQASTRLSEARRLMERARSGDLDHEQLGEIRRTLNGMTHDATEGHRLLHAAYERDGALGPIQALDTFSRSHRDSWTSLRGRLPVQLTDVGNEVSSVFAAIDEEVAPLQSLLPRPPEKSAESQRSGSTGTEADPSTDARTPSPSSSARHEDGGTGGSSSPRPSDSGSSPADGLIGGGTDGLFDPPSPGATSPSKETPSSTPSPDITIPPLLPGLIGGLGIDAENEKG, from the coding sequence GTGATCGCAAACGTTTCGGCACACCGGCGGGCGAACGCCTTCGCCCAGGCCCTGGAGGAGCAGTCGCTCCGCGGTGCGGCGGCCGTACAGCCCGAGGACCCGGCCGAACAGGCCGACCGAGGACCGCTGTTGGCCCTGGCGAACGGCCTCGGTGAGCTGCCGAAGCCGGTGTTGGACCCCGAGGTCAAAGTGGTGCAGCGAGCCCAGCTCGTCGCGGCCATGGAGGCCATGTTCGCCGAGGGAGGCGCGTCCGCGGACCCTACGGTGCCCGTGCAACGGAGCAGGGGCAGCCATCGCGCGTCCCCGCTCCGCAAGCTGCGCCCCAGATCCCGCTGGACGAAGGGTCTCGCCGCCGGCGGGCTCACCGTCGGTGTGGCCGCGGGAGCCTTCGGCGGGGTGGCCGCTGCCAGCTCCGACGCCCTCCCCGGTGACTCGCTCTACGGGCTGAAGCGTGGCATGGAGGACATCCACCTCGGCCTCACCAGCAACGACACCGACCGCGGCGAGATCTACCTCGACCAGGCGTCGACCCGCCTCAGCGAGGCCCGCCGGCTCATGGAGCGCGCCCGCTCGGGCGACCTCGACCACGAGCAGCTCGGCGAGATCCGGCGCACGCTCAACGGCATGACCCACGACGCCACCGAGGGCCACCGCCTCCTCCACGCCGCGTACGAACGGGACGGCGCCCTCGGCCCGATCCAGGCCCTGGACACCTTCTCCCGCTCCCACCGCGACAGCTGGACCAGCCTCCGCGGCCGCCTCCCCGTCCAGCTGACCGACGTGGGCAACGAGGTCAGCTCGGTCTTCGCCGCCATAGACGAAGAGGTCGCGCCGTTGCAGTCGCTGCTCCCGCGCCCCCCGGAGAAGAGCGCCGAATCCCAGCGCTCCGGCTCCACCGGCACCGAAGCGGACCCCTCCACCGACGCACGCACCCCGTCGCCCTCGTCCTCCGCCCGCCACGAGGACGGCGGTACGGGAGGCAGCTCCTCGCCGCGCCCCTCGGACAGCGGCAGCAGCCCGGCCGACGGCCTGATCGGCGGCGGCACGGACGGCCTCTTCGACCCGCCGTCACCCGGCGCGACCAGCCCGTCGAAGGAGACCCCGAGCTCGACACCGTCGCCGGACATCACCATCCCGCCGCTGCTCCCGGGCCTGATCGGCGGCCTCGGCATCGACGCGGAGAACGAGAAGGGCTGA
- a CDS encoding acyltransferase family protein: MADAKVIPFDDDRSRPGGLPRAARRRPPVSGTASVSALPGQADAPPGPEEPREGPGGGERGAWDRRIAGGLAFLRRRVTGEYDVDEFGYDEELTDQVLMSLLRPVYEKYFRVEVKGVENIPSEGGALIVSNHSGTLPLDGLMLQVAVHDHHPAGRHLRLLAADLVFMLPVVNELARKAGHTLACAEDAERLLRKGEVVGVMPEGFKGIGKPFGERYKLQRFGRGGFVSTALKAGVPIVPCSIVGAEEIYPMIGNSKTLARLLGFPYFPITPTFPWLGPLGAVPLPTKWTIQFGEPIPTDGYPLEAAEDPMLMFNLTDQVREQIQHTLYKLLVQRRSVFF; this comes from the coding sequence ATGGCGGATGCCAAGGTCATTCCGTTCGACGACGACCGTTCGCGGCCGGGGGGACTGCCGCGCGCCGCGCGCCGGCGGCCCCCGGTGAGCGGTACGGCGTCCGTGAGCGCCCTCCCCGGGCAGGCGGACGCCCCACCCGGCCCGGAGGAGCCGCGCGAGGGCCCCGGGGGCGGTGAACGGGGCGCCTGGGACCGGCGGATCGCGGGCGGGCTGGCCTTCCTGCGGCGACGGGTCACCGGCGAGTACGACGTGGACGAGTTCGGCTACGACGAGGAGCTGACCGACCAGGTCCTGATGTCGCTGCTGCGGCCGGTGTACGAGAAGTACTTCCGGGTCGAGGTGAAGGGCGTCGAGAACATCCCGTCCGAGGGCGGGGCGCTCATCGTGTCCAACCACTCCGGGACGCTGCCGCTGGACGGGCTGATGCTCCAGGTCGCGGTGCACGACCACCACCCGGCGGGGCGGCATCTGCGGCTGCTGGCGGCGGACCTGGTCTTCATGCTGCCGGTCGTCAACGAGCTGGCCCGCAAGGCCGGACACACCCTGGCGTGCGCGGAGGATGCCGAGCGGCTGCTGCGCAAGGGCGAGGTCGTCGGTGTGATGCCGGAGGGCTTCAAGGGGATCGGCAAGCCGTTCGGCGAGCGGTACAAGCTCCAGCGCTTCGGGCGGGGCGGCTTCGTGTCGACGGCGCTGAAGGCCGGGGTGCCGATCGTGCCGTGCTCGATCGTGGGCGCCGAGGAGATCTACCCGATGATCGGGAACTCGAAGACGCTGGCGCGGCTGCTGGGTTTCCCGTACTTCCCGATCACGCCGACGTTCCCCTGGCTGGGGCCGCTCGGGGCGGTGCCGCTGCCGACGAAGTGGACGATCCAGTTCGGCGAGCCGATCCCGACGGACGGCTATCCGCTGGAGGCGGCGGAGGATCCGATGCTGATGTTCAACCTGACGGATCAGGTGCGGGAGCAGATCCAGCACACGCTGTACAAGCTGCTGGTGCAGCGGCGGTCGGTCTTCTTCTGA
- a CDS encoding NAD-dependent epimerase/dehydratase family protein produces the protein MGKVVLVTGAARQLGGRFVRRVQRDPDVERVIAVDAVEPEHALGDADFVRADIRQPAIARVLAEHAVDTVVHLDVSGFALGAQGRTSVKETNVIGTMQLLGACQKAPAVQRLVVKSSTGVYGSAPRDPAVFHETTPPKSLPGGGFAKDAAEVEGYVRGFARRRPDVAVCVLRFANILGPDADSPLADYLSLPVLPTVFGYDPRLQFVHEDDVIDVLGIAASEPRRGTLNSGTFNIAGDGVLLLSQCARRLGRPTVPMLLPAVTWVGQALRAVGMTDFSPEQIRLLTHGRVVSTVQMRETLGFAPKYSTGETFADFARSRAPGLLPPDAVGRAVDRVAATVPRIAGSGGDTHPTPSAR, from the coding sequence TTGGGGAAGGTCGTGCTCGTCACGGGAGCGGCCCGGCAGCTGGGCGGCCGTTTCGTGCGGCGTGTCCAGCGTGATCCGGACGTGGAGCGGGTGATCGCCGTCGACGCGGTCGAGCCCGAGCACGCGCTGGGCGACGCCGACTTCGTCCGGGCGGACATCCGCCAGCCCGCCATCGCCAGAGTCCTCGCCGAGCATGCCGTGGACACCGTCGTGCATCTGGACGTCAGCGGCTTCGCGCTCGGGGCCCAGGGACGTACGTCGGTCAAGGAGACCAACGTCATCGGCACCATGCAGTTGCTCGGGGCCTGCCAGAAGGCCCCGGCGGTGCAGCGGCTCGTCGTGAAGTCCAGCACCGGCGTGTACGGCTCGGCGCCCCGCGATCCGGCGGTCTTCCACGAGACGACCCCGCCCAAGTCGCTGCCGGGCGGCGGCTTCGCGAAGGACGCGGCGGAGGTCGAGGGGTACGTACGGGGCTTCGCCCGCCGCCGGCCGGACGTGGCCGTGTGCGTGCTGCGGTTCGCCAACATCCTGGGGCCGGACGCGGACTCGCCGCTCGCCGACTATCTGTCGCTGCCGGTGCTGCCGACCGTCTTCGGGTACGACCCGCGGCTCCAGTTCGTCCACGAGGACGACGTCATCGACGTCCTGGGCATCGCGGCGAGCGAGCCGAGGCGCGGGACGCTCAACAGCGGCACGTTCAACATCGCGGGCGACGGGGTGCTGCTGCTCTCCCAGTGCGCGCGGCGGCTGGGACGGCCGACGGTGCCGATGCTGCTGCCCGCGGTCACCTGGGTCGGGCAGGCGCTGCGCGCGGTCGGCATGACGGACTTCTCGCCGGAACAGATCCGGCTGCTCACCCATGGCAGGGTGGTCTCCACGGTCCAGATGCGCGAGACGCTGGGGTTCGCGCCGAAGTACTCCACGGGGGAGACGTTCGCGGACTTCGCGCGCAGCAGGGCGCCGGGGCTGCTGCCGCCCGATGCGGTGGGCCGGGCCGTGGACCGCGTGGCCGCGACGGTGCCCCGGATCGCCGGTTCCGGCGGCGACACCCACCCGACTCCGAGCGCCAGGTAG
- a CDS encoding AURKAIP1/COX24 domain-containing protein → MGSVIKKRRKRMAKKKHRKLLKRTRVQRRNKK, encoded by the coding sequence GTGGGCTCTGTTATCAAGAAGCGGCGCAAGCGGATGGCCAAGAAGAAGCACCGCAAGCTGCTCAAGCGCACGCGCGTTCAGCGTCGCAACAAGAAGTAA
- a CDS encoding helix-turn-helix domain-containing protein, whose amino-acid sequence MAADSERPLNEVKFLTVAEVASVMRVSKMTVYRLVHSGHLPAIRVGRSFRVPEQAVHEYLRESFVGVASA is encoded by the coding sequence ATGGCTGCTGACAGCGAGAGGCCTCTGAACGAGGTCAAGTTTCTGACCGTGGCGGAAGTCGCCTCGGTCATGCGGGTGTCGAAGATGACCGTGTACCGCCTGGTGCACAGCGGTCATCTGCCGGCGATCCGGGTGGGCAGGTCCTTCCGGGTGCCGGAGCAAGCGGTTCACGAGTATCTGCGCGAGTCCTTCGTGGGGGTGGCATCGGCCTGA
- a CDS encoding phosphatase, translating to MLSTGALRAHLLAARLAGPVATSREVSLRSYRLFAARDPRVTLGLDPERGWGERELLALMADRCGVSDDPAHVSGPDVIDPERTVAGLDAFAVRLSEAAARRAPVLFGTGHPHRLIGFYAALADALSSAGCPVLTPAQGRCIDITTRFGVRTYNLDYVQGVALVREPGAGAAGGGTGAHSHSPLPVRVALEAAAAGRGPVPELVVGDHGWVCGAGQLGIEAIGLADTDDPALFVGEAEGRVAVAVPLDDAVRSAYYLPLTRYVLNRASLSQ from the coding sequence GTGTTGAGCACAGGAGCGCTGCGTGCGCATCTGCTGGCGGCCCGGCTGGCCGGGCCCGTGGCCACCTCGCGTGAGGTGAGCCTGCGGAGTTATCGCCTGTTCGCGGCCCGCGATCCCCGGGTGACGCTGGGCCTCGACCCCGAGCGGGGCTGGGGGGAGCGGGAGCTGCTGGCGCTGATGGCGGACAGGTGCGGGGTCTCGGACGATCCCGCGCATGTGTCGGGGCCGGATGTGATCGACCCGGAGCGGACGGTGGCGGGGCTCGACGCGTTCGCCGTGCGGCTGTCGGAGGCGGCGGCGCGGCGGGCGCCGGTGCTGTTCGGGACCGGGCATCCGCATCGGCTGATCGGCTTCTACGCGGCGCTGGCAGACGCTTTGTCGTCGGCGGGCTGCCCTGTTCTCACCCCGGCGCAGGGGCGATGTATCGACATAACGACTCGGTTTGGCGTACGTACGTACAACCTCGACTACGTACAGGGTGTCGCGCTGGTGCGTGAACCCGGCGCGGGGGCGGCCGGTGGTGGCACCGGCGCACACTCCCACTCCCCGCTGCCGGTGAGGGTCGCCCTGGAGGCCGCCGCGGCCGGCCGCGGACCGGTTCCGGAGCTGGTGGTCGGGGACCACGGATGGGTCTGCGGCGCAGGTCAGCTCGGTATCGAGGCGATCGGGCTCGCCGATACGGACGACCCGGCGCTGTTCGTCGGCGAGGCCGAGGGGCGGGTGGCGGTGGCCGTGCCGCTGGACGACGCCGTGCGGTCCGCGTACTACCTGCCACTCACGCGCTATGTACTCAATCGGGCGAGTCTGTCACAGTAG
- a CDS encoding acetoin utilization protein AcuC codes for MSGRAQLMWDDAVTGYDFGESHPMDPVRLALTMGLVRAFGLDRALDVVAAKSAGDSTLRLVHRPDYVAAVKAASADPRAADQKYGLGTVDDPAFAGMHEVSALIAGQSVAAAEAVWRGETRHAVNFTGGLHHAMPGGAAGFCIYNDPALAIARLLELGAERVAYVDVDVHHGDGVQAAFWEDPRVLTISLHEHPRTLFPQTGWPEETGAGPGEGGAVNVALPAGTGDAGWLRAFHAVVPELLADFRPQVLVTQHGADTHFEDPLAHLAVSLDAQRAVMAACHDLAHSCADDGRWVALGGGGYAVVDVVPRSWTHLVGIAAHAPVDPESVIPSSWRDEVYARTRQLGPARMTDGRTPTWSAWEDGYDPADRLDQAVLATRRAAFPLRGLLT; via the coding sequence ATGAGCGGCCGCGCACAGTTGATGTGGGATGACGCAGTAACGGGCTACGACTTCGGGGAGAGCCACCCGATGGACCCGGTCCGGCTGGCCCTGACGATGGGGCTGGTGCGGGCGTTCGGGCTCGACCGGGCGTTGGACGTGGTGGCGGCCAAGTCGGCCGGGGACTCCACGCTGCGGCTCGTGCACCGGCCGGACTACGTGGCCGCGGTGAAGGCCGCCTCGGCCGATCCGCGTGCGGCGGACCAGAAGTACGGGCTGGGGACCGTCGACGACCCCGCGTTCGCCGGGATGCACGAGGTCTCCGCGCTGATCGCCGGGCAGTCCGTCGCCGCCGCCGAGGCGGTGTGGCGGGGCGAGACCCGGCACGCGGTCAACTTCACCGGCGGGCTGCACCACGCGATGCCCGGGGGAGCGGCGGGCTTCTGCATCTACAACGACCCGGCGCTGGCCATCGCCCGGCTCCTGGAGCTGGGCGCCGAGCGCGTCGCGTACGTCGATGTGGACGTGCACCACGGCGACGGGGTGCAGGCGGCCTTCTGGGAGGACCCGCGGGTCCTGACGATCTCGTTGCACGAGCACCCGCGGACGCTGTTCCCGCAGACCGGGTGGCCCGAGGAGACCGGGGCGGGGCCCGGCGAGGGCGGGGCGGTCAACGTGGCGCTGCCGGCCGGTACCGGGGACGCGGGGTGGCTGCGGGCGTTCCACGCGGTGGTGCCGGAGCTGCTGGCGGACTTCCGGCCCCAGGTGCTCGTGACGCAGCACGGGGCGGACACGCACTTCGAGGACCCGTTGGCGCATCTGGCGGTGTCGCTGGACGCGCAGCGGGCCGTGATGGCGGCCTGCCACGACCTGGCGCACAGCTGTGCCGACGACGGGCGCTGGGTGGCGCTCGGCGGCGGTGGCTACGCGGTGGTGGACGTGGTGCCGCGGTCCTGGACGCATCTGGTGGGGATCGCCGCGCACGCGCCGGTGGACCCGGAGTCGGTGATCCCGTCGTCGTGGCGGGACGAGGTGTACGCGCGCACGCGGCAGTTGGGCCCGGCGCGGATGACGGACGGCCGGACGCCCACCTGGTCGGCGTGGGAGGACGGGTACGACCCGGCGGACCGGCTGGACCAGGCGGTGCTGGCGACGCGGCGTGCGGCGTTCCCGCTGCGGGGGCTGCTGACCTGA
- a CDS encoding MFS transporter, with the protein MTDARLRHGRASLALSFFVQGVTFALLVTRIPAIQDRYGISDGLLPVFLAAVPILAGAGSVLTEKVVARVRPRVVLRWAQPVVLLALLGVGAGSHLWEAALALGVFGLAVGALDASMNMMGVSLQRAYGRSIMLGFHAAYSLGGIAGASMAWAGAHWDLSLLTSYLPAVVVLLPAAFVGSRWYVEGADEERGEGAGPAKGAGAVSFRLLLPLCLVMCFAYIGDSTVSNWSAKYLQDVLGSSEQLSTVPYNVYMVTTLLGRAVGDFGVRRFGAVTVVRGGTVLAAAGFAVVAVAGGAWTGMLGFTMLGLGLCVIVPQTFAAAGRMFPGASDTAIARLNIFNYVGFLVGSPLVGALGDAWSYRGAMLVPMVLVLATLLYAKSFGSEPARYGGGHERPRTVDVG; encoded by the coding sequence ATGACAGATGCACGGTTGCGGCACGGCAGGGCGTCCCTCGCGTTGAGCTTCTTCGTGCAGGGGGTCACCTTCGCCCTTCTGGTGACGCGGATCCCCGCGATCCAGGACCGGTACGGGATATCCGACGGTCTGCTGCCCGTGTTCCTCGCCGCCGTGCCGATCCTGGCCGGGGCGGGCAGTGTGCTCACCGAGAAGGTGGTCGCCCGGGTGCGGCCGCGGGTGGTGCTGCGGTGGGCGCAGCCCGTCGTGCTCCTCGCGCTCCTCGGCGTCGGCGCCGGCAGCCACCTCTGGGAAGCCGCCTTGGCGCTCGGTGTGTTCGGGCTGGCCGTCGGTGCGCTGGACGCGTCCATGAACATGATGGGCGTCAGCCTCCAGCGGGCGTACGGGCGCTCCATCATGCTGGGGTTCCACGCCGCGTACAGCCTGGGCGGGATCGCCGGCGCGTCGATGGCGTGGGCCGGGGCGCACTGGGACCTGTCGTTGCTGACCTCGTACCTTCCGGCGGTCGTGGTGCTGCTGCCCGCGGCGTTCGTCGGGAGCCGGTGGTACGTCGAGGGCGCGGACGAGGAGCGGGGCGAGGGCGCCGGGCCGGCTAAGGGGGCCGGAGCGGTCTCGTTCCGGCTGCTGCTGCCGCTGTGCCTGGTGATGTGCTTCGCGTACATCGGTGACTCGACGGTCTCCAACTGGAGCGCGAAGTACCTTCAGGACGTGCTGGGCAGCTCGGAGCAGCTGTCGACGGTGCCGTACAACGTCTACATGGTGACGACGCTGCTGGGGCGGGCCGTCGGGGACTTCGGGGTGCGGCGGTTCGGGGCGGTGACCGTGGTGCGGGGCGGGACCGTGCTGGCGGCGGCCGGGTTCGCCGTGGTGGCCGTCGCCGGCGGGGCGTGGACGGGGATGCTCGGGTTCACCATGCTGGGGCTCGGGCTGTGCGTGATCGTGCCGCAGACGTTCGCGGCGGCCGGGCGGATGTTCCCCGGGGCGAGCGACACCGCGATCGCCCGGCTGAACATCTTCAACTACGTGGGCTTCCTGGTCGGCTCCCCGCTCGTGGGGGCGCTCGGGGACGCCTGGAGCTACCGGGGCGCGATGCTGGTGCCGATGGTGCTGGTGCTCGCGACGCTCCTGTACGCCAAGTCCTTCGGCTCGGAACCGGCCCGATACGGTGGCGGGCATGAGCGGCCGCGCACAGTTGATGTGGGATGA
- a CDS encoding HAD family hydrolase: MRYELVIFDNDGVLVDSEPISNTILAGYLTELGHPTSYEESLRDYMGSAVHRVHDLVQERTGTKLPEDFDVTLHSRIFAAFEEELEPVPGVDGLLGKLVADGVPYCVASSSSHQRIRVSHRKTGLDQWFEEEWIFSAEDVGRGKPAPDLFLLAAERMGVAPERCVVIEDSPLGVEAARAAGMDVYGFTSMMPADRLTGVTGYFSDMGQLPELLA; the protein is encoded by the coding sequence ATGCGCTACGAACTTGTCATCTTCGACAACGACGGTGTGCTCGTCGACAGCGAGCCGATCTCCAACACCATCCTGGCCGGCTACCTCACCGAACTGGGGCACCCGACCTCGTACGAGGAGTCCCTGCGGGACTACATGGGGTCCGCGGTGCACCGTGTCCACGACCTCGTCCAGGAGCGGACCGGGACGAAGCTGCCGGAGGACTTCGACGTCACCCTCCACTCGCGGATCTTCGCCGCGTTCGAGGAGGAGCTGGAGCCCGTCCCCGGTGTCGACGGCCTCCTGGGGAAGCTCGTCGCCGACGGAGTCCCGTACTGCGTCGCGTCCTCCAGCAGCCACCAGCGCATCCGCGTCAGCCACCGGAAGACCGGGCTCGACCAGTGGTTCGAGGAGGAGTGGATCTTCAGCGCCGAGGACGTCGGCCGGGGCAAGCCGGCACCCGACCTCTTCCTCCTCGCCGCCGAGCGCATGGGCGTCGCGCCCGAGCGGTGCGTCGTCATCGAGGACAGTCCGCTCGGGGTGGAGGCGGCGCGGGCGGCCGGGATGGATGTCTACGGGTTCACCTCGATGATGCCGGCGGACCGGCTGACCGGTGTGACCGGGTATTTCTCCGACATGGGGCAGCTGCCGGAATTGCTTGCCTGA
- the proC gene encoding pyrroline-5-carboxylate reductase: protein MTQTVAVLGTGKIGEALLSGMIRAGWRPSNLLVTTRRSDRAAELRDRYGVDAVTNAEAAKRADILILAVKPQDMGRLLDELAPYLTADRLVISAAAGITTAFIEERLAAGTPVVRVMPNTPVLVDEGMSVISGGSHATGEHLASADTIFKGVGKTLRVPESQQDAATALSGSGPAYFYFLVEAMTDAGILLGLPRAQAHDLIVQAAIGAAVMLRDSGEHPVKLREAVTSPAGTTISAIRELENHGVRAALIAALEAARDRSRELASGNG, encoded by the coding sequence ATGACCCAGACAGTTGCAGTCCTCGGCACCGGCAAGATCGGCGAGGCCCTGCTCAGCGGGATGATCCGGGCCGGCTGGCGCCCGTCGAACCTGCTGGTCACCACCCGCCGCTCGGACCGGGCCGCCGAACTGCGCGACCGCTACGGCGTGGACGCGGTCACCAACGCGGAGGCGGCCAAGAGGGCCGACATCCTCATCCTCGCGGTCAAGCCCCAGGACATGGGCCGCCTCCTGGACGAGCTGGCCCCGTACCTGACCGCCGACCGCCTGGTCATCAGCGCGGCCGCCGGCATCACGACCGCCTTCATCGAGGAACGCCTCGCCGCCGGCACCCCGGTGGTCCGCGTCATGCCGAACACCCCGGTCCTGGTCGACGAGGGCATGTCCGTCATCTCGGGCGGCAGCCACGCCACCGGCGAGCACCTCGCCTCGGCGGACACCATCTTCAAGGGGGTCGGCAAGACCCTGCGCGTCCCGGAGTCCCAGCAGGACGCGGCCACCGCCCTGTCCGGCTCGGGCCCCGCGTACTTCTACTTCCTCGTCGAGGCGATGACGGACGCCGGCATCCTCCTCGGCCTGCCGCGCGCCCAGGCCCACGACCTCATCGTCCAGGCCGCCATCGGCGCCGCCGTGATGCTCCGGGACAGCGGCGAGCACCCGGTCAAGCTCCGCGAGGCCGTCACCAGCCCGGCCGGCACCACCATCAGCGCCATCCGCGAACTGGAGAACCACGGCGTACGCGCGGCCCTCATCGCCGCCCTGGAAGCAGCCCGCGACCGCAGCCGCGAACTGGCTTCCGGCAACGGCTGA
- a CDS encoding ABC transporter permease — MSTPAATAASTAPLSPARTLATAARVLRQLAHDPRTVGLLLLVPVLLITLLRYVFDGSPRTFDSIGASLLGIFPLITMFLVTSIATLRERTSGTLERLLAMPLGKGDLIAGYALAFGAVAVLQSLLATGLSVWALGLDVMGSPWLLLLVAVLDALLGTALGLFVSAFAASEFQAVQFMPAVIFPQLLLCGLFIPRDQMAPALEAVSDVLPMSYAVDGMNEVLHHTDITGDFVRDILVVAGCALLVLALGAATLRRRTA; from the coding sequence ATGAGCACCCCAGCCGCCACCGCCGCAAGCACCGCACCCCTCAGCCCGGCCCGCACCCTCGCCACCGCCGCCCGCGTCCTGCGCCAGCTCGCCCACGACCCCCGCACGGTCGGACTGCTCCTGCTGGTCCCGGTCCTGCTGATCACCCTGCTGCGGTACGTCTTCGACGGCAGCCCGCGGACCTTCGACTCCATCGGGGCCTCGCTGCTCGGCATCTTCCCGCTGATCACGATGTTCCTGGTGACCTCGATCGCCACCCTGCGCGAACGCACCTCCGGAACCCTGGAACGCCTGCTCGCCATGCCGCTCGGCAAGGGCGACCTCATCGCCGGATACGCGCTCGCCTTCGGCGCCGTCGCCGTCCTCCAGTCGCTCCTGGCCACCGGCCTGTCGGTGTGGGCGCTCGGCCTGGACGTCATGGGCTCGCCCTGGCTGCTGCTCCTGGTCGCCGTGCTCGACGCGCTGCTCGGCACGGCACTGGGGCTGTTCGTCTCGGCGTTCGCGGCCTCCGAGTTCCAGGCCGTCCAGTTCATGCCCGCGGTGATCTTCCCGCAGCTGCTGCTCTGCGGCCTCTTCATCCCGCGCGACCAGATGGCCCCGGCCCTGGAGGCCGTCTCGGACGTGCTGCCGATGTCGTACGCCGTGGACGGCATGAACGAGGTCCTCCACCACACCGACATCACCGGCGACTTCGTGCGCGACATCCTCGTCGTGGCGGGCTGCGCCCTGCTCGTGCTGGCCCTCGGCGCGGCCACCCTCCGCCGCCGTACCGCCTGA
- a CDS encoding ABC transporter ATP-binding protein: MMNSSGVAVEARGLTVQRGSRTVLDNLDFTVEPGRITGLLGPSGCGKSTLMRAVVGTQAKVTGTLQVLGSPAGHPSLRPRVGYVTQAPSVYTDLTVRQNLDYFAAILQPGRAHRDARHAAVTRALTEVDLTSHEDALAGNLSGGQRTRVSLAVALLGTPDLLVLDEPTVGLDPVLRRDLWQLFHTLAAERGTTLLISSHVMDEAERCHRLLLMREGGILADDTPEALRTAAGTDTVEAAFLHLVDAAATRKENAR; the protein is encoded by the coding sequence ATGATGAATTCTTCGGGCGTCGCCGTCGAGGCCCGTGGCCTCACCGTCCAACGAGGCAGCCGCACGGTCCTGGACAACCTCGACTTCACCGTCGAACCCGGCAGGATCACCGGCCTCCTCGGCCCCTCCGGCTGCGGCAAATCCACCCTCATGCGTGCCGTCGTCGGCACCCAGGCCAAGGTCACCGGCACCCTCCAGGTGCTCGGCAGCCCCGCCGGCCACCCCTCCCTCCGCCCCCGCGTCGGCTACGTCACCCAGGCGCCCTCCGTCTACACCGACCTCACCGTCCGGCAGAACCTCGACTACTTCGCGGCGATCCTCCAGCCGGGCCGCGCCCACCGCGACGCCCGCCACGCCGCCGTCACCCGCGCGCTCACCGAGGTCGACCTGACCAGCCACGAGGACGCCCTCGCCGGCAATCTCTCCGGCGGCCAGCGCACCCGCGTCTCGCTCGCCGTCGCCCTCCTCGGCACCCCCGACCTGCTCGTCCTCGACGAACCGACCGTCGGCCTGGACCCGGTCCTGCGCCGAGACCTGTGGCAGCTGTTCCACACCCTCGCCGCCGAACGCGGCACCACGCTCCTCATCTCCTCGCACGTCATGGACGAGGCCGAGCGCTGCCATCGCCTGCTCCTGATGCGCGAGGGCGGAATCCTCGCCGACGACACCCCCGAGGCCCTGCGCACCGCCGCCGGCACCGACACCGTCGAAGCGGCCTTCCTCCACCTGGTCGACGCGGCCGCCACCCGCAAGGAGAACGCCCGATGA